The following are encoded in a window of Seleniivibrio woodruffii genomic DNA:
- a CDS encoding ABC transporter ATP-binding protein, translating into MSFNFFSCENLSAGYGKKEVLKNITLSFEKGQTASIIGPNGSGKSTLLKCMGRLMKPSAGCVYLDGKSISALTDSSIAKSVGILPQSPSAPADIPVHCLVAYGRNPHKKVLSAFTKEDKQTVEWAIEATGLKDKRFARLGQLSGGERQRAWIAMALAQSPKILLLDEPTTYLDIHHQFEVLELLEKLNTECGLTVVMVMHDLNLASRFSGRLIAMKDGEVRLDGAGRDILTEQNIYDIFKVKSRIVSLDGRTAAMYMGVA; encoded by the coding sequence ATGAGCTTCAATTTTTTTTCATGCGAAAACCTTTCAGCGGGCTACGGCAAAAAAGAAGTGCTGAAAAATATAACATTATCTTTCGAAAAGGGGCAGACGGCCTCTATCATAGGCCCTAACGGTTCGGGGAAGTCAACTTTGCTTAAATGTATGGGCAGACTGATGAAACCCTCCGCAGGATGCGTCTATCTGGACGGAAAATCCATTTCCGCTCTGACCGACAGCAGTATTGCGAAGAGCGTGGGTATTCTGCCCCAGTCTCCCAGTGCACCTGCGGACATTCCGGTGCACTGCCTCGTTGCATACGGGCGCAACCCACACAAAAAGGTGCTTTCAGCCTTCACAAAAGAGGACAAACAGACGGTTGAGTGGGCAATCGAGGCCACAGGGCTTAAGGACAAGCGTTTTGCACGCCTCGGTCAGCTTTCAGGAGGGGAACGCCAGAGAGCATGGATAGCTATGGCACTGGCGCAAAGCCCGAAAATTCTGCTTCTGGACGAACCCACGACCTATCTGGACATACATCACCAGTTCGAGGTTCTGGAACTTCTGGAGAAACTGAACACTGAATGCGGGCTGACTGTGGTGATGGTTATGCACGACCTCAATCTGGCCTCCAGATTCTCCGGCAGGCTCATCGCCATGAAAGACGGCGAGGTCAGGCTGGACGGAGCGGGCAGGGATATCCTCACTGAACAGAATATATACGATATTTTTAAAGTTAAGAGCAGGATAGTCAGTCTGGACGGAAGAACCGCCGCCATGTATATGGGGGTTGCATGA
- a CDS encoding FecCD family ABC transporter permease, with product MLLTAGFVISVITGTVEISFGEMAKILTGVQTDGMYHVLMNIRLPRILTGAMVGVNLALSGAILQSVLKNPLADPGIVGVTAGAGLFAMAVMILFPALTHLVPPAAFAGALVTSLVIYFLAYDGGAHPLRLVLAGVALAAFLGAFMSTLTVLYSDRIQGTVNWMAGSLSGKSWVHFQMILPYTLAGLFGAVAGSRYLNILMLGDDVARGLGISVERVKFMLTMLAALLAASAVSVAGLLGFVGLIVPHITRLIIGSDNRFLIPFSAVFGGIIVIFADTAARTLFAPYELPVGVVMAFVGAPFFLYLLSRSGR from the coding sequence ATGCTTTTGACGGCCGGATTTGTCATCAGCGTCATAACGGGAACGGTGGAGATTTCGTTCGGAGAGATGGCGAAGATTCTGACAGGCGTTCAGACAGACGGCATGTATCACGTGCTTATGAATATCCGTCTGCCCAGAATACTCACCGGAGCTATGGTGGGCGTAAATCTTGCTCTTTCCGGAGCTATCCTCCAGTCCGTTCTTAAAAATCCCCTGGCCGATCCCGGCATTGTCGGCGTTACGGCGGGGGCAGGGCTTTTCGCTATGGCGGTGATGATACTTTTCCCTGCGCTTACGCATCTGGTTCCTCCTGCGGCGTTTGCCGGGGCACTTGTCACCTCTCTTGTAATTTACTTTCTGGCCTACGACGGCGGAGCGCACCCCCTTCGGCTTGTTCTGGCGGGGGTGGCTCTGGCCGCCTTCCTCGGTGCGTTCATGTCAACCCTGACAGTGCTCTACAGCGACAGGATTCAGGGTACGGTGAACTGGATGGCCGGATCATTAAGCGGAAAGAGCTGGGTGCATTTTCAGATGATTCTGCCCTATACCCTTGCGGGGCTTTTCGGAGCCGTTGCAGGTTCCAGATATCTCAACATACTGATGCTGGGTGACGACGTTGCCAGAGGGCTTGGGATCTCCGTTGAAAGAGTCAAATTCATGCTGACCATGCTTGCCGCACTCCTTGCGGCTTCGGCTGTCAGCGTGGCGGGGCTTCTGGGGTTTGTGGGACTCATTGTTCCGCACATCACAAGGCTCATAATCGGCTCGGACAACAGGTTTCTGATACCCTTCAGTGCGGTTTTCGGCGGCATAATAGTCATTTTCGCCGACACTGCGGCCAGAACACTTTTCGCCCCCTATGAGCTTCCGGTGGGCGTGGTGATGGCATTTGTAGGTGCGCCATTTTTCCTATATCTGTTGAGCAGGAGCGGACGCTAG
- a CDS encoding ABC transporter substrate-binding protein — MKKLITLLLVLFCGTAFAQITFKDHSGTTITLDKQPQKVVVLNSSNLEMFFAAGGTPAAYAVSSTTPEYIENRLKGLPNVGKVENPDIERIVAMKPDLVIGMNFPFHVALRGSLNGAGIKMALFSPVTLPQVKDTVRTFGEIAGNKAKATAAVADIESKINNVQAKLKDVKKVKVLLLYGSPESYSMAMPDSYSGMMLEMAGGDNVAVGAKPEKQGGPMAGSAMSRGFVPVNLEYVAAKNPDMIFLINHDNKTEAKNDSALTKHPAWSGLAAVKNGKVISLPFETYGNNPTVRTGEAVLRLARLIYPERFR; from the coding sequence ATGAAAAAGCTGATAACACTCCTTCTGGTTCTTTTCTGCGGAACGGCATTTGCGCAGATAACCTTTAAAGACCATTCCGGCACAACAATAACACTGGACAAACAGCCTCAGAAGGTTGTTGTGCTCAACAGCTCAAACCTTGAGATGTTCTTTGCGGCGGGCGGAACCCCTGCGGCCTATGCTGTAAGCTCCACAACGCCGGAATATATCGAAAACCGCCTGAAAGGACTGCCCAACGTGGGCAAGGTGGAGAATCCGGATATCGAGCGCATCGTGGCAATGAAGCCCGACCTCGTAATCGGCATGAACTTCCCTTTCCATGTGGCTCTGCGGGGTTCGCTGAACGGAGCTGGCATTAAGATGGCTCTGTTCTCCCCCGTCACTCTGCCTCAGGTGAAGGACACAGTCCGCACCTTCGGCGAGATTGCCGGAAACAAAGCGAAAGCAACAGCCGCAGTGGCTGATATCGAATCTAAAATCAATAACGTTCAGGCTAAACTTAAAGACGTTAAAAAGGTCAAAGTGCTCCTGCTTTACGGCTCACCTGAAAGCTACAGCATGGCAATGCCCGACAGTTATTCAGGCATGATGCTTGAGATGGCCGGCGGCGACAACGTTGCCGTGGGCGCAAAGCCCGAGAAGCAGGGCGGCCCCATGGCCGGTTCGGCAATGTCCAGAGGGTTTGTGCCTGTGAACCTTGAGTATGTGGCGGCCAAGAATCCCGACATGATATTCCTGATAAACCACGACAACAAAACCGAAGCGAAGAACGATTCCGCACTGACAAAGCACCCCGCATGGAGCGGTCTGGCGGCGGTTAAGAACGGCAAGGTGATAAGCCTGCCCTTCGAAACCTACGGCAACAACCCCACCGTGCGCACGGGTGAGGCTGTGCTCAGACTCGCCAGACTGATCTATCCGGAGCGGTTCAGGTGA
- the hutX gene encoding heme utilization cystosolic carrier protein HutX, with product MTAEIKQYLSEKKGVATIMAARALSVPEREIVRALDEESFEVSISKFNEVMDEISTWGEILMIVSNGSVIFEVNGELPKGKYSHGMFNLHSDTSPIGGHFMADKFDSIHFVSRPFMGKQSLSVQVYDKEGNASFKIHVGRDESYELKQDQVEKFNALKRSMMQ from the coding sequence ATGACAGCGGAAATAAAGCAGTATCTCAGCGAGAAAAAGGGCGTTGCCACCATCATGGCGGCGAGAGCACTCAGCGTTCCCGAAAGGGAGATTGTCCGTGCTCTGGACGAGGAGTCATTTGAGGTCAGCATCTCGAAGTTCAACGAGGTGATGGACGAGATTAGCACATGGGGCGAAATACTTATGATAGTCTCCAACGGCAGTGTCATTTTCGAGGTGAACGGTGAGCTTCCCAAAGGAAAATACTCCCACGGCATGTTCAACCTCCACTCCGACACATCCCCCATCGGCGGACACTTTATGGCGGATAAATTCGACAGCATCCACTTTGTCAGCAGACCATTCATGGGCAAACAGAGCCTTTCGGTTCAGGTTTACGACAAAGAGGGCAATGCGTCTTTCAAAATACATGTGGGCAGAGACGAAAGCTATGAGCTGAAACAGGATCAGGTTGAGAAGTTCAACGCCCTTAAGAGGAGCATGATGCAATGA
- the hutW gene encoding heme anaerobic degradation radical SAM methyltransferase ChuW/HutW — translation MNADWTTSLTEEKRRLIFGNEDADTFSKAYDKKRTVHAGSKGEAVPPEETHKAWMYASSQPSEGNKLVYVNVPFCQTRCLYCGFFKNLAKADMMEAFTGALVQEIQTSASLPVVSSGRINAVYIGGGTPGALSAEQIAAMLNAIKDNLPLANDCEFTFETRTYQLTDEKIEACLNAGVNRFSLGVQSFDTKTRRSIGRVDEGETVMRMLEKLKALNEATVSIDLMFGLPYQTESGFLEDILTADRIGVDGMALYQLNVFDDGRLMEKIKEEKLPPPPTTAEQSVYFIKAQKLMQQLGYMQPSMAHWVRDTRDRSLYNRMTKQGHTMHAFGAGAGGRTPQYGYFTHMSLEPYLKMVQAGRKPIMGLSRSHERQRLHNLISSQIDCGYLRGDMVDREAGFRLTEVFEPLISSWEERRLAERVGSSIKLTPQGQFWYVNMAQSLIDVTELFFNSEYTPTAAKVAAQN, via the coding sequence ATGAACGCAGACTGGACGACGAGCCTTACGGAAGAGAAACGCAGGCTGATATTCGGAAACGAGGACGCAGATACGTTTTCAAAGGCATATGACAAAAAGCGCACGGTGCATGCGGGAAGCAAGGGAGAGGCTGTGCCTCCGGAGGAGACTCATAAGGCGTGGATGTACGCAAGCTCCCAGCCCTCGGAGGGTAACAAGCTGGTGTATGTCAACGTGCCGTTCTGCCAGACCAGATGCCTCTACTGCGGGTTCTTTAAGAACCTTGCCAAGGCTGACATGATGGAGGCGTTCACGGGCGCACTGGTGCAGGAGATTCAGACCTCTGCCTCTCTGCCGGTGGTCTCATCCGGCAGGATAAATGCTGTCTACATAGGCGGCGGAACTCCCGGCGCACTCAGCGCAGAGCAGATAGCCGCAATGCTGAACGCCATAAAGGATAATCTGCCGCTGGCAAACGACTGTGAGTTCACATTTGAGACCAGAACCTATCAGCTGACCGACGAGAAGATAGAGGCCTGCCTGAATGCGGGGGTCAACCGCTTTTCTCTGGGTGTTCAGTCTTTCGACACAAAAACCCGCAGATCCATAGGCCGTGTGGATGAGGGCGAGACCGTAATGCGGATGCTTGAGAAGCTGAAAGCTCTTAACGAGGCAACCGTATCCATCGACCTGATGTTCGGACTGCCGTATCAGACCGAGAGCGGTTTTCTGGAGGACATCCTCACCGCAGACAGAATAGGTGTGGACGGAATGGCTCTGTATCAGCTGAACGTGTTCGACGACGGAAGGCTGATGGAGAAGATAAAAGAGGAGAAACTGCCTCCCCCTCCCACAACGGCGGAGCAGTCGGTCTATTTTATAAAAGCCCAGAAGCTGATGCAGCAGCTTGGCTATATGCAGCCATCTATGGCGCATTGGGTGCGGGATACGAGGGACAGAAGCCTTTATAACCGCATGACGAAGCAGGGGCACACAATGCACGCTTTCGGAGCAGGAGCAGGCGGCAGAACCCCTCAGTACGGATATTTCACCCATATGTCGCTGGAACCCTACCTGAAAATGGTTCAGGCGGGACGCAAACCCATCATGGGCTTGAGCCGCAGTCACGAACGTCAGCGGCTCCATAACCTTATCTCAAGCCAGATCGATTGCGGATATCTCCGTGGGGATATGGTGGACAGGGAGGCCGGATTCCGGCTGACGGAGGTTTTCGAACCCCTTATCAGCTCATGGGAGGAGCGCAGACTGGCAGAAAGGGTTGGCTCGTCCATAAAACTCACCCCTCAGGGGCAGTTCTGGTATGTGAACATGGCTCAGTCGCTCATTGATGTGACGGAGCTTTTCTTCAACAGCGAATATACCCCGACGGCGGCAAAAGTGGCCGCTCAGAATTAA
- a CDS encoding flavodoxin domain-containing protein has protein sequence MTVKIVYGSRYGSTRQISEWISERFEAEGFAVATQSAADASEPGGCDLVLLGSGIYNHGFLKELEEYMEKYSSELQTCRTALFGVAMKTEPIMHKGKSHGGILMLEKYAQSLGDNVVGCGMLHGQMVFPTMTDRDKKGIEQFYKMIGLSETEAADRKKPRTLMDKRECWTFAEELIGRMAKVKA, from the coding sequence ATGACTGTAAAGATTGTTTATGGCTCACGCTACGGTTCCACACGACAGATTTCGGAATGGATCTCCGAGCGGTTTGAGGCAGAGGGCTTTGCAGTCGCAACACAGAGTGCAGCGGATGCTTCTGAGCCGGGCGGGTGCGATCTGGTGCTCCTCGGCTCGGGCATCTATAACCACGGGTTTTTAAAGGAGCTTGAGGAGTACATGGAAAAGTACTCCTCAGAGCTTCAGACCTGCAGAACGGCACTCTTCGGCGTTGCGATGAAAACCGAGCCTATCATGCACAAAGGTAAAAGCCACGGCGGGATCCTGATGCTGGAAAAATATGCCCAAAGCCTCGGCGACAATGTTGTCGGATGCGGAATGCTCCACGGTCAGATGGTATTTCCGACCATGACCGACAGGGACAAAAAGGGCATCGAGCAGTTTTACAAAATGATAGGCCTGTCGGAAACCGAAGCCGCTGACCGCAAGAAACCCAGAACCCTGATGGACAAGAGGGAGTGCTGGACGTTTGCGGAAGAGCTGATAGGCCGCATGGCAAAGGTGAAGGCATGA
- a CDS encoding TonB-dependent receptor plug domain-containing protein has translation MTGKKLTAFLAALLVSVSAYAADVQLKQNEVLVTATRSEKAVEEVPMTISVITSEDIAKSGSATLADLLRDIPGVQLSSTGSSGIFRLSIRGENASRTLVMIDGVKISEQKSMDGAPLLVDVASIERIEVIKGPASVLYGSEAIGGVVNVITKKGGTKPIQGSLSTIYDSGTSGTSTSLSLFGSLGGVYYRVDATDTVQGDRKDSDGDKVDYTKFDSTNYRGLVGYKNKNFDFGVEHTVYRSDNEVKTGMENVDPSVIGNTKMEMDLPEWNRDKTQAYFEFNNTNAVLSRFRLDVYHQNTFKEFINNMYMKMSPMMPVMSYLSRTKNDLDSVGFNAQTNLVFTETNLLILGAEYMKDDLEAKESIQNFGQTSATAYKSDANQSSMSFFVQDEQIIAGDFVLTGGLRYTRTETELESTNKGGQTPGSSETDSTVGSLSLTYKGFKDTVLRAQVATGYRTPNLQQLYMGTTHGSSTPTKSNKDLDSETSTNYELGVRYMAKGFDIDAAFFYSKAKDYITTQKTVDSTTASGFANVYTNINDATTKGLELALGYTVNGFRPYIEATLVSRDYEYATYKTEKVGLPERFARYGVEYSRAFGKNVLFNADLYMRYAQSADTEDAAGAVTTDPGYSTYNLSLSGTYTFDSGRRLMLAAEALNLNNEDYYLAMATESLVEPGRHFVLKAGIEF, from the coding sequence ATGACAGGAAAGAAACTGACTGCGTTTCTTGCTGCTCTGCTGGTATCGGTGTCTGCGTATGCGGCGGATGTTCAGCTTAAGCAGAATGAGGTTCTCGTTACGGCCACAAGGTCTGAAAAGGCTGTGGAAGAGGTTCCTATGACCATTTCGGTCATAACGTCAGAAGATATCGCAAAGTCCGGCTCGGCGACACTTGCCGACCTTCTGCGTGACATCCCCGGCGTTCAGCTCTCCTCCACAGGTTCATCGGGTATTTTCAGACTGAGCATCAGGGGCGAGAACGCATCAAGAACTCTGGTAATGATCGACGGCGTTAAGATTTCCGAGCAGAAGTCTATGGACGGCGCACCTCTGCTGGTTGATGTCGCTTCCATCGAAAGGATTGAGGTTATAAAAGGCCCCGCTTCCGTACTCTACGGTTCAGAAGCCATCGGCGGCGTTGTTAACGTCATCACCAAAAAAGGCGGCACAAAGCCCATTCAGGGTTCACTCTCAACAATTTACGACTCAGGAACCAGCGGAACAAGCACATCGCTTTCGCTGTTCGGCTCTCTGGGCGGCGTTTATTACCGGGTTGATGCCACCGACACAGTTCAGGGCGACCGCAAAGACTCTGACGGCGACAAGGTGGACTATACCAAGTTTGACAGCACGAACTACAGAGGCCTTGTGGGCTACAAGAACAAAAATTTCGACTTCGGCGTTGAGCACACTGTCTACCGCTCCGACAACGAGGTTAAGACAGGAATGGAGAACGTGGATCCTTCCGTAATAGGCAACACGAAAATGGAGATGGATCTGCCCGAATGGAACAGGGATAAGACTCAGGCCTATTTTGAATTCAATAACACAAATGCCGTTCTTTCCAGATTCCGTCTGGATGTTTACCATCAGAACACTTTCAAGGAATTTATAAATAACATGTATATGAAGATGTCACCCATGATGCCGGTGATGTCTTATCTCTCCAGAACCAAAAATGACCTCGATTCTGTGGGCTTCAACGCTCAGACGAATCTGGTTTTTACCGAGACAAATTTGCTTATCCTCGGAGCAGAATACATGAAAGACGATCTGGAAGCCAAAGAGAGCATCCAGAACTTCGGACAGACAAGCGCAACGGCTTACAAAAGCGATGCCAACCAGTCTTCAATGTCATTCTTTGTGCAGGATGAGCAGATAATCGCCGGAGATTTCGTTCTGACAGGCGGTCTGCGCTACACCAGAACAGAGACTGAACTTGAAAGCACAAACAAGGGCGGCCAGACCCCAGGCAGTTCCGAAACCGACAGCACAGTGGGAAGCCTTTCGCTTACATATAAAGGTTTTAAAGACACTGTTCTGCGTGCGCAGGTTGCCACAGGCTATCGTACGCCCAACCTTCAGCAGCTCTACATGGGAACCACCCACGGAAGCAGCACACCCACAAAATCCAACAAGGATCTGGATTCCGAGACAAGCACAAACTATGAGCTTGGCGTTAGATACATGGCAAAAGGTTTCGATATTGATGCGGCATTCTTCTACAGCAAAGCGAAGGACTACATCACCACTCAGAAAACTGTGGACTCAACCACAGCCAGCGGCTTTGCCAACGTGTACACCAACATCAACGATGCCACCACAAAGGGGCTTGAACTTGCTCTGGGATACACCGTCAACGGTTTCCGTCCCTACATTGAGGCGACACTGGTCAGCCGTGACTACGAATATGCGACATACAAGACAGAAAAAGTCGGTCTGCCGGAAAGATTTGCCAGATACGGTGTTGAATACTCAAGAGCCTTCGGCAAAAATGTTCTGTTCAATGCCGACCTGTATATGAGATATGCACAGTCCGCCGACACTGAGGATGCCGCAGGTGCAGTCACCACCGACCCCGGCTACAGCACATATAACCTGTCGCTGTCCGGCACATACACTTTCGACAGCGGCCGCAGGCTGATGCTTGCAGCCGAAGCACTTAACCTGAACAACGAAGACTACTATCTGGCAATGGCCACCGAATCACTGGTTGAACCGGGCAGGCATTTTGTCCTGAAAGCCGGAATAGAGTTCTAA
- a CDS encoding Com family DNA-binding transcriptional regulator, with protein MQNLKIEEEIRCRRCGRLLMKGHVRLVEVKCPKCGFIQVIASQAANK; from the coding sequence ATGCAGAATTTGAAAATTGAAGAGGAAATAAGATGCCGCAGATGCGGCAGGCTTCTTATGAAAGGGCATGTACGGCTCGTTGAGGTCAAATGCCCCAAATGCGGCTTCATTCAGGTGATAGCTTCTCAGGCCGCAAACAAATAA
- a CDS encoding YceI family protein — protein sequence MKKILSGFFMVFALAAVTHATEWNIDNDHTNAFFSVKHMMIADVQGMFSEVTGVVSLDEKDITKSSVSAVIDVSSLNTGVAARDNHLKSADFFDLAKYQKITFVSKRVSVNKDKSLSVTGDLTIHGVTKETVLWVDLSKAIKDPWGNTRLGGRAETIINRKDFGIVWNGLLENGSVLVGDEVRIVIDLELILKK from the coding sequence ATGAAAAAGATATTATCAGGATTTTTTATGGTGTTCGCACTGGCGGCAGTGACCCATGCGACCGAATGGAACATCGACAACGACCATACCAACGCATTCTTCAGCGTTAAGCACATGATGATAGCCGACGTTCAGGGCATGTTCTCCGAAGTCACCGGGGTTGTCAGTCTGGACGAAAAGGACATAACAAAATCATCGGTTTCCGCTGTTATAGACGTTTCATCGCTGAACACAGGAGTTGCGGCGAGGGACAACCATCTTAAAAGTGCAGACTTTTTCGATCTGGCGAAATACCAGAAGATCACATTCGTTTCCAAAAGAGTTTCCGTTAACAAGGACAAAAGCCTGTCTGTTACAGGCGATCTGACCATTCACGGTGTAACGAAAGAGACAGTGCTTTGGGTTGACCTCTCAAAGGCCATTAAAGACCCGTGGGGCAACACCCGACTGGGAGGCAGAGCAGAAACGATTATAAACAGAAAAGACTTCGGCATAGTGTGGAACGGCCTGCTTGAGAACGGCAGTGTTCTTGTGGGCGACGAGGTCAGAATTGTTATCGACCTTGAGCTGATACTGAAAAAATAG
- a CDS encoding LPP20 family lipoprotein: MLRLIILILLIPFAVHAARFSGEGFGADRETARANALSDLASQLSVKVRSEFSLSENSAGKTDGHRRVDAYSDLPVLGAEISYFESKGGFTASAVLNTEKSLPMYEKALNSLADDIRKNLKTVAGTKGEQTVVALETAFAKADNYEKILPVARLLGSEYKKDEDISSAEIAKLLEAVQRTASTFEDAAFLLTRDITQKSIYVFPPSAENSHEITPFAAAVQSVLSGRLASGNSPDAADYHFSGEYTVQGKEIILTYRLVNRWDGTTLYARTARLLPAAFAGLDYKPKTADFDALLYSGLAVSNDFRVDVSTNKGSRNLLFKRAESVEILVKTTAPAYVYVIGHTVKKGDKLSYLLEFQNAQAPGRFIRFINADDANKWVSLGEFSVTAPYGVESLQVIASAKDPSDAVPLVKFDGSSGLYIVNRDPSKAVTSARALVNSGLKKQENAVSEAVLLFTTAE, encoded by the coding sequence ATGTTAAGACTTATCATACTTATCCTGTTGATTCCGTTCGCAGTGCACGCCGCCCGTTTTTCGGGTGAGGGGTTCGGTGCGGACAGGGAGACGGCAAGGGCGAACGCCCTGTCGGATCTGGCCTCGCAGCTTTCGGTGAAAGTGCGTTCGGAGTTTTCGCTTTCTGAAAACTCAGCCGGAAAGACGGACGGGCACAGAAGAGTCGATGCCTATTCCGACCTGCCCGTTCTGGGTGCTGAAATAAGCTATTTCGAATCCAAAGGCGGTTTCACCGCTTCGGCTGTTCTGAACACCGAAAAGTCCCTTCCCATGTATGAAAAAGCTCTGAACTCTCTGGCGGATGATATCCGGAAAAATCTGAAAACCGTAGCAGGAACCAAAGGCGAACAGACTGTGGTTGCACTGGAAACAGCTTTTGCAAAAGCCGATAACTATGAAAAAATACTTCCCGTCGCCCGCCTTCTGGGCAGTGAATACAAAAAAGATGAAGACATAAGCTCCGCAGAAATTGCAAAGCTTCTGGAGGCCGTTCAGAGAACAGCGTCCACCTTCGAGGATGCGGCGTTTCTGCTCACCAGAGATATAACGCAGAAAAGTATATACGTTTTTCCCCCTTCCGCTGAGAACAGCCATGAGATAACCCCTTTTGCGGCGGCGGTTCAGTCGGTTTTAAGCGGCAGACTGGCATCCGGAAACTCTCCGGATGCAGCTGATTATCACTTTTCGGGTGAATATACGGTTCAGGGAAAAGAGATAATCCTCACATACAGGCTGGTGAACAGGTGGGACGGAACAACGCTTTATGCCAGAACGGCACGACTTCTTCCTGCGGCTTTCGCTGGACTGGACTATAAACCGAAAACTGCGGATTTCGATGCTTTGCTTTACAGCGGGCTGGCTGTTTCAAATGATTTCAGGGTGGATGTTTCCACGAACAAGGGCAGCAGAAACCTTCTTTTCAAAAGGGCGGAATCAGTTGAGATTCTGGTGAAGACAACCGCACCCGCCTATGTGTACGTTATCGGGCACACTGTCAAAAAAGGCGATAAGCTGTCGTATCTGCTTGAGTTTCAGAATGCGCAGGCTCCCGGAAGATTCATCAGGTTCATAAACGCCGACGATGCGAACAAGTGGGTGAGCCTGGGAGAATTTTCAGTGACAGCTCCCTACGGTGTGGAGAGTTTACAGGTGATAGCATCAGCAAAAGATCCTTCGGATGCCGTTCCGCTTGTGAAGTTTGACGGTAGTTCCGGGCTTTATATAGTGAACCGTGATCCCTCAAAGGCCGTGACCTCCGCCCGTGCGCTGGTCAATTCCGGTCTCAAAAAGCAGGAGAACGCTGTTTCCGAGGCCGTTCTGCTCTTTACAACGGCAGAATGA
- a CDS encoding SDR family oxidoreductase — MGNILVTGGAKGIGRGIVRHMTASGRKVFIADIDEAAGKQTAEETGAVFIRTECADEASVRACVEQCGELYALINNAGIASPKRLPLNGTTLADWQRVIDVNLTGAFLFAKYASARMIKGHIINIASTRAFQSEPDTFAYSASKGGIIALTHSLAVSLGPDILVNCISPGWINCDETYSPAETDHSQHPAGRVGTPEDIAKAVQFLISSEFITGQNITIDGGMTVKMIYSE, encoded by the coding sequence ATGGGAAACATACTGGTGACAGGCGGCGCAAAGGGCATCGGCAGAGGCATTGTCAGGCATATGACAGCTTCAGGCCGGAAAGTGTTCATTGCCGATATTGACGAGGCCGCAGGAAAACAGACAGCAGAGGAGACCGGAGCGGTGTTCATAAGAACCGAGTGCGCCGATGAGGCATCGGTCAGAGCATGCGTTGAGCAGTGCGGAGAGCTTTATGCGCTGATAAACAACGCAGGAATAGCTTCGCCGAAGCGTCTTCCGCTGAACGGGACAACCCTTGCCGACTGGCAGAGGGTCATAGATGTCAACCTCACCGGAGCGTTCCTCTTCGCAAAATACGCCTCAGCCCGCATGATCAAAGGCCACATAATCAACATAGCATCAACCAGAGCCTTCCAGTCGGAACCGGACACCTTCGCCTACAGTGCATCCAAGGGCGGAATAATCGCCCTTACCCATTCACTGGCGGTAAGTCTTGGCCCGGATATTCTGGTGAACTGCATCAGCCCCGGCTGGATAAACTGCGACGAAACATACAGCCCCGCCGAAACCGACCACAGCCAGCACCCCGCAGGCCGTGTCGGAACACCGGAGGACATTGCAAAAGCCGTACAGTTTCTCATATCATCAGAATTCATCACAGGACAGAACATCACCATAGACGGCGGTATGACCGTCAAAATGATTTACTCAGAATAA
- a CDS encoding Hsp20/alpha crystallin family protein, with protein MDVKKYIPWNWFNREEEEQGKPMPFARDEKQGISPIQQLHSEMDRIFDQAFRGFGIRPFSKEFEADIFRPTLDLSATEKDYTIAVEIPGVDEKDVHLEMTADTMVIRGEKKQETETKENNFYRMERSYGSFRRVLSLPEDADRENVAAVFKKGVLTITIPRKPSQKTDVRRVDIKSAS; from the coding sequence ATGGACGTTAAAAAGTATATCCCTTGGAACTGGTTTAACAGGGAAGAAGAGGAACAGGGCAAACCCATGCCGTTTGCAAGGGACGAAAAACAGGGCATCAGCCCCATTCAGCAGCTTCACAGCGAAATGGACAGAATTTTTGATCAGGCTTTCAGAGGTTTCGGCATCCGCCCGTTCAGCAAAGAGTTTGAGGCGGATATTTTCAGACCTACACTTGACCTGAGCGCAACCGAGAAGGACTACACAATTGCAGTTGAGATCCCCGGAGTTGACGAAAAGGACGTGCATCTTGAAATGACCGCCGACACAATGGTGATAAGAGGCGAGAAAAAACAGGAAACCGAAACCAAAGAGAACAATTTCTACCGTATGGAGCGTTCATACGGAAGTTTCCGCAGGGTGCTCTCCCTGCCTGAGGACGCCGACAGGGAAAATGTTGCAGCCGTCTTCAAAAAGGGTGTTCTGACGATCACAATCCCCAGAAAACCTTCGCAGAAGACGGATGTCAGACGCGTTGATATAAAAAGTGCCTCGTAA